The following are from one region of the Candidatus Neomarinimicrobiota bacterium genome:
- a CDS encoding translation initiation factor yields the protein MSAKRSKRVSSGAGWTFNEDSDVVAKKTGSGKKLIRMRMEKRKGKPTTILYDMEGVPDLKILAKALKTLVSAGGTTKNDKIEIQGEHRERIRVYLGNEGYEVKG from the coding sequence ATGAGTGCCAAACGATCAAAAAGAGTGAGCAGCGGTGCTGGATGGACCTTTAATGAGGATTCAGATGTGGTCGCCAAAAAAACGGGAAGCGGTAAAAAGCTGATCCGTATGCGTATGGAGAAGCGTAAAGGGAAGCCTACTACCATTCTCTATGATATGGAAGGTGTTCCTGACTTGAAGATCCTGGCAAAAGCCTTGAAAACCCTGGTAAGTGCCGGCGGGACGACAAAAAATGATAAAATCGAGATCCAGGGAGAACATCGTGAACGCATCCGGGTATACTTGGGTAATGAAGGCTATGAGGTGAAAGGGTGA